A region from the Acidobacteriota bacterium genome encodes:
- a CDS encoding nitroreductase family protein, with protein sequence MGDEYPHVDFEMEEFEPQEQMRRARDFYREMDGRRSVRFFSDRDVPRELIEYAIRTASTAPSGAHRQPWRFVAVSNAETKHQIRLAAEKEEKLSYQQRMPDEWLEALRPLGTDWRKPFLEIVPWIVVVFAESYGLDGDGGKRKNYYVQESVGIACGLFIAALHHMGLATLTHTPSPMGFLSHILGRPKNEKPYILFPIGYPSHDATVPDLKRKTLDEVAVWNPRPRAEDA encoded by the coding sequence ATGGGTGATGAGTATCCGCATGTGGACTTTGAGATGGAGGAGTTCGAGCCCCAAGAGCAGATGCGGCGGGCTCGGGATTTCTATCGCGAGATGGACGGCAGGCGCAGCGTGCGCTTCTTCTCGGACCGGGATGTGCCGCGGGAGCTGATCGAGTACGCCATCCGCACAGCCTCGACGGCCCCCTCGGGCGCCCATCGGCAGCCTTGGCGTTTCGTGGCCGTCAGCAATGCCGAAACCAAGCATCAGATCCGCCTGGCGGCCGAGAAGGAGGAGAAGCTCTCCTACCAGCAGCGCATGCCCGACGAGTGGCTGGAAGCGCTGCGTCCGCTGGGGACGGACTGGCGCAAGCCCTTCCTGGAGATCGTGCCCTGGATCGTGGTGGTCTTCGCCGAAAGCTACGGGCTTGACGGTGACGGCGGCAAGCGCAAGAACTACTACGTGCAGGAAAGCGTGGGAATCGCCTGCGGACTCTTCATCGCCGCCCTCCACCACATGGGCTTGGCCACCTTGACCCACACGCCCAGTCCCATGGGATTCCTCTCCCATATCCTGGGGCGTCCCAAAAACGAAAAGCCCTACATCCTCTTCCCTATCGGCTATCCTTCCCACGACGCCACCGTCCCCGACCTCAAACGCAAGACCTTGGACGAGGTCGCGGTGTGGAATCCCCGTCCACGCGCCGAGGACGCTTAG
- a CDS encoding trehalose-6-phosphate synthase produces MSQEFLIVSNRLPVVIKKDEGEWKITPGAGGLVTALKPVLSKHGGSWIGWPGETDDAPVDSLLGEVGRELGCRLHPVSLSSELVEGYYFGFSNETLWPLFHDLLGHAKFELDAWKDYVEANGIFADAIAQKARPDQVLWIHDYQLMLTGEELRRREIGNPIGFFLHIPFPSPDIYSRLPWRTQLLEALLHYDLVGFQTKRDLRNFVHCLRRFLKPQRVRTGRKKARIEMDGRRVLAGYFPISIDFEDFDRRARSEEVREAGWYIHEGFREQKIILGADRLDYTKGIPARFRAFARALEKYPDLHRKVSMIQLLVPSREQIDDYAAWKEQLERLSGEINGRFASRGWVPLHYMYRALPFQELLGHYRTSEICLVTSLKDGMNLVAKEYAACSVDENGVLILSEFAGAAPQMKGALIVNPHDQEQVADAIYQAFNMPEDERVKRMRALRRGVARNNVFKWVDSFLDELTGIDPSGQE; encoded by the coding sequence ATGAGCCAAGAATTCCTCATCGTTTCCAACCGCTTGCCCGTGGTCATCAAAAAAGACGAGGGCGAGTGGAAGATCACGCCCGGGGCCGGGGGGCTGGTCACGGCCCTCAAGCCGGTGCTCTCCAAGCACGGGGGAAGCTGGATCGGCTGGCCCGGCGAGACCGACGATGCCCCGGTCGACTCATTGCTGGGAGAAGTCGGTCGCGAGCTGGGGTGCAGGCTCCATCCGGTCAGCCTCTCAAGCGAACTGGTAGAGGGCTACTACTTCGGCTTTTCCAACGAAACCCTGTGGCCGCTCTTTCACGACCTGCTGGGCCACGCCAAGTTCGAGCTTGACGCCTGGAAGGATTACGTCGAAGCCAACGGCATCTTCGCCGACGCCATCGCCCAAAAGGCCCGTCCCGATCAAGTCCTGTGGATTCACGACTACCAGTTGATGCTGACCGGAGAGGAGCTGCGGCGCCGGGAGATCGGCAATCCCATCGGCTTCTTCCTCCACATCCCCTTTCCCTCGCCCGACATCTACTCGCGGCTGCCTTGGCGGACCCAACTGCTGGAAGCTCTGTTGCACTACGACCTGGTTGGATTTCAGACCAAGCGCGACTTGCGCAACTTCGTCCATTGCCTGCGCCGCTTCCTCAAACCCCAGCGAGTACGCACCGGACGCAAGAAGGCCCGCATCGAGATGGATGGACGCCGGGTGCTGGCCGGCTACTTCCCCATCTCCATCGATTTCGAGGACTTCGACCGCCGGGCCCGCTCCGAAGAGGTGCGCGAGGCGGGCTGGTATATTCACGAGGGGTTCCGCGAGCAGAAAATCATCCTGGGAGCCGACCGGCTCGACTACACCAAAGGCATTCCGGCCCGCTTCCGGGCCTTCGCAAGGGCTCTGGAAAAGTACCCTGATCTGCACCGCAAGGTGTCGATGATCCAATTGTTGGTGCCCAGCCGCGAGCAGATCGACGACTACGCCGCCTGGAAGGAGCAACTGGAACGCCTCTCAGGCGAGATCAACGGGCGCTTCGCCTCGCGCGGCTGGGTGCCGCTGCACTACATGTACCGCGCCCTGCCCTTCCAGGAACTGCTGGGGCACTACCGCACCTCGGAGATTTGCCTGGTCACCTCCCTCAAGGACGGCATGAATCTGGTGGCCAAGGAATACGCCGCCTGCTCGGTGGACGAGAACGGCGTCCTCATCCTCAGCGAATTCGCGGGAGCGGCGCCCCAGATGAAGGGTGCCCTGATCGTCAATCCTCATGACCAGGAACAGGTTGCCGACGCCATCTACCAGGCCTTCAACATGCCCGAGGACGAACGCGTCAAGCGCATGCGGGCCCTGCGCCGCGGCGTGGCCCGCAACAACGTCTTCAAATGGGTCGACTCCTTCCTCGACGAACTCACGGGCATCGACCCTTCAGGTCAGGAGTGA
- the otsB gene encoding trehalose-phosphatase — translation MKQQERQQSASEKEQRILDEFFQRVAEAPCRVLFLDYDGTLAPFRENRHEAVPAPGVGERLNRLLEEGSTRVIIVSGRPVADVLKLSRPQHPVEVWGCHGREHLYPGDETPRIIGVSESQQEALRQVEEQARSIIPAEKIEVKTGCVAFHWRGLEDDERQRLEDDLRALCESTARRQGMEVRPFDGGLELAVPGRSKGHVINTVLESLEPAQAEAQVDGDGQRPKPSPRKSRYPEGPLPRPAGALRSFPCAVAFLGDDLTDEDGFRALGDRGLSVLVRNQPRSTEADLRIGMPGDLLQFLDRWIDSAPHSSSASAKE, via the coding sequence TTGAAACAGCAGGAACGTCAGCAGTCGGCATCCGAGAAAGAGCAGCGCATCCTGGACGAGTTCTTCCAGCGAGTCGCCGAAGCTCCCTGCCGGGTGCTTTTCCTCGACTATGACGGCACCCTGGCCCCTTTTCGCGAGAACCGCCACGAGGCCGTGCCCGCCCCAGGAGTGGGGGAACGGCTGAACCGCCTGCTGGAGGAAGGATCGACCCGCGTCATCATCGTCAGCGGACGTCCCGTGGCCGACGTCCTTAAGCTGAGCCGTCCCCAACATCCGGTGGAAGTGTGGGGCTGTCACGGACGCGAGCACCTCTATCCAGGCGACGAGACGCCGCGCATCATCGGCGTCAGCGAGAGCCAGCAAGAAGCGCTGCGGCAGGTGGAGGAGCAGGCCCGCAGCATCATCCCCGCTGAGAAAATCGAGGTCAAGACCGGATGCGTCGCCTTCCACTGGCGTGGCCTGGAGGACGATGAGCGTCAGCGACTGGAAGACGATCTGCGGGCGCTGTGCGAGTCGACCGCGCGCCGCCAGGGCATGGAGGTGCGCCCTTTCGACGGCGGTCTGGAACTGGCCGTGCCGGGCCGCAGCAAAGGCCACGTCATCAACACCGTACTGGAAAGCCTGGAACCCGCGCAGGCGGAGGCGCAGGTTGATGGGGACGGTCAACGACCCAAGCCATCACCGCGCAAAAGCCGGTACCCGGAAGGGCCGCTGCCGCGCCCGGCCGGTGCCCTGAGAAGCTTCCCCTGCGCCGTTGCCTTTCTGGGCGACGACCTGACCGACGAGGACGGCTTCCGGGCGCTGGGCGACCGGGGCCTGTCGGTGCTGGTGCGCAACCAGCCCCGCTCTACCGAAGCCGACCTGCGCATCGGCATGCCCGGTGACCTGTTGCAGTTTCTCGACCGTTGGATCGACTCCGCTCCCCACTCCTCAAGCGCTTCCGCCAAGGAATGA
- a CDS encoding DUF5777 family beta-barrel protein, which produces MSSATRLLVLTPLLLLPVCALLTAYPDGPDPKLTGAFGQQNCLKCHQGQRLNAGHLLGGSFQILGVPREYEPGRSYPLKVVISQPGQSRWGFQLTSRFADSGGQAGELAGIDGNTLLDSLEGITYISHSEKGTRAGVGGGPVEFPFEWTAPRSGGLVLFNASGNAADNSGDEEGDYIYSSGAAASPPGAAGQAPPVLAQAGQDAPKPVRRSESPAVINVPAPLDRRRGDFEFQVQHSFFGDIDSGAGGAFGTDLGANVNLALNYALSDRLSAGVTRARTDRIVTLAATFEIKNSGESFWSMDFRGGLEGHDNLQRHYSPFLQLATAFDMGRVRLYITPSMVFNSRRDDRLFLPSRFRAADENHTFSLGLGADVAATDWFSLMGEVIPRVKGFGGIEARDDPAFGGGVKIRSWGHVFSVFVTNSLEFTPATYGISGNRSNDSVSLGFNIFRRIR; this is translated from the coding sequence ATGTCATCCGCCACACGTTTACTAGTCCTGACGCCGCTCCTGCTGTTGCCGGTCTGTGCGCTGCTGACGGCCTATCCTGACGGGCCCGACCCCAAGCTGACAGGCGCTTTCGGTCAGCAGAACTGTCTCAAGTGCCACCAAGGGCAGAGGTTGAACGCCGGGCATCTCCTGGGCGGATCCTTCCAGATTCTGGGAGTGCCCCGCGAGTATGAGCCGGGGAGGAGCTATCCGCTCAAGGTCGTGATCTCCCAACCCGGCCAGTCACGCTGGGGCTTTCAGCTCACTTCGCGCTTCGCCGATTCGGGAGGCCAAGCGGGAGAGTTGGCCGGGATCGACGGCAACACGCTTCTCGATTCCCTGGAGGGGATCACCTACATCAGTCATTCCGAGAAGGGGACGCGGGCCGGCGTCGGAGGCGGGCCGGTGGAGTTCCCCTTTGAGTGGACGGCTCCCCGGAGCGGCGGACTGGTGCTCTTCAACGCTTCGGGCAATGCCGCCGACAACTCGGGCGACGAGGAAGGCGACTACATCTACAGCAGTGGCGCAGCCGCCAGTCCCCCCGGGGCCGCCGGCCAAGCTCCACCCGTGCTGGCCCAAGCCGGCCAGGACGCCCCCAAACCGGTGCGGCGCTCGGAGTCGCCCGCCGTCATCAACGTCCCGGCTCCGCTCGACCGCCGCCGGGGCGATTTCGAATTCCAGGTGCAGCACAGCTTCTTCGGAGACATCGACTCGGGCGCGGGCGGGGCCTTCGGAACCGACCTGGGAGCCAACGTCAACCTGGCACTCAACTACGCTCTCAGCGACCGGCTGAGCGCCGGTGTGACGCGCGCCCGCACCGACAGGATCGTCACCTTGGCAGCCACCTTTGAAATCAAGAACTCCGGCGAGTCGTTCTGGAGCATGGACTTTCGCGGCGGCCTTGAGGGACACGACAATCTCCAGCGCCACTACTCGCCCTTCCTGCAACTGGCCACGGCCTTCGATATGGGACGGGTGCGCCTGTACATAACGCCCAGCATGGTCTTCAACAGCCGCCGTGACGACCGGCTGTTCCTTCCCTCACGTTTCCGGGCTGCGGATGAGAACCACACTTTCTCCCTGGGATTGGGCGCAGATGTGGCGGCGACCGACTGGTTTTCACTGATGGGGGAGGTGATCCCGCGGGTGAAGGGCTTTGGAGGAATCGAGGCCCGCGACGATCCGGCCTTCGGGGGAGGCGTCAAGATCCGTTCCTGGGGGCACGTCTTTTCCGTCTTCGTCACCAACTCCCTGGAGTTCACTCCCGCCACTTACGGCATCAGCGGCAACCGCAGCAACGACAGCGTTTCTTTAGGCTTTAATATCTTCAGACGCATCCGGTAA
- a CDS encoding RNA methyltransferase — protein MPSDTSPRHPSPSASSSKADKLLRGPGISVILVETRQSGNIGSAARAMKNMGLTRLKLVAPRQGVTDECLHMAAGAQEIVERALIFETLEEALADEQLLVGTTSHRARVARRPLHTPRDLAPRLLAEARQQRVALLFGPERSGLDQETLARCQFLLTIPTADLHPVLNVAQAVMVTAYELHCAQAADLEEDVTLASYEEREAMFQHLSQTLARIGFFQSDNQAHMMKALRRLLGHSLTPRDIRIVRAICSQMEWFAESGNRLPESQLRPDSTE, from the coding sequence ATGCCGTCCGACACTTCCCCAAGACATCCTTCACCGTCCGCCTCCTCAAGCAAAGCCGACAAGCTCCTAAGGGGTCCGGGCATCAGCGTGATCCTGGTGGAAACCCGCCAGTCCGGGAATATCGGCTCGGCGGCCCGGGCCATGAAGAACATGGGCCTGACCCGCCTCAAGCTGGTGGCTCCGCGTCAGGGCGTCACCGACGAATGCCTGCACATGGCGGCGGGCGCTCAGGAGATCGTCGAGCGGGCCCTCATCTTCGAGACCTTGGAGGAGGCCCTGGCTGACGAGCAGCTCCTTGTCGGAACGACGTCCCACCGCGCCCGGGTGGCCCGTCGGCCCCTTCACACGCCCCGCGACCTGGCTCCCCGGCTGCTGGCCGAAGCCCGGCAACAGAGAGTGGCTTTGCTCTTCGGTCCCGAGCGATCAGGACTCGACCAGGAGACGCTGGCCCGCTGCCAGTTCTTGCTCACCATCCCCACCGCCGACCTGCATCCAGTACTTAACGTGGCTCAGGCGGTGATGGTCACGGCCTACGAGCTGCATTGCGCACAAGCTGCCGATCTCGAGGAGGATGTCACGCTGGCTTCCTACGAAGAGCGCGAGGCCATGTTTCAGCACCTCTCCCAGACCCTGGCCCGCATCGGCTTCTTCCAGTCCGACAACCAAGCCCACATGATGAAGGCCCTGCGCCGCCTTCTGGGCCATTCCCTCACGCCCCGCGACATCCGCATCGTGCGCGCCATCTGCAGCCAAATGGAGTGGTTCGCCGAATCCGGGAACCGCCTCCCCGAAAGCCAACTCCGCCCCGACTCCACAGAATGA